The nucleotide sequence AGCTGTCATCCCCACGCCTACACTGAATGTTAAAGTTCCATGTGCTATTCTTTGCTTAAAATCAGTTGTTTTACACCATTCTTTATCCATATGATGAGGGAAAAAATCACCTGTCTGCCCGGCATGGATAACTATATCAGTTTCTGTAATAGTTCTTCCGTAAGTTTTTCTGCTGTCACCAATAATGTAATCCTCATAATAAATCGCTTTTTCCATTTTTATTACCTCTTTTCCTTACAAAGATATTTTATGTTATGTTCTCCGATTTTTGGTGAACCCTTTTGGTTTATATATAGTTCCCTGTCTATTTTTATTGGACATCTTGTAGTTTCTATTTCAGTTTCACTGTTAACTTTAATTTTTTGAATCATGCTTAACTGTTTAAATCCTTCAGTTTCAAACAGTTTATCCCAGCTATATACATCTGAGCACCAAATATCTGCTTTTTCTAAAATTTCCAGCCAGTAGGAAGTAGTTTCAGTTTTCAAATGATGCGCAAGAATGGACTTTATTTCATCCCTTTTGGTAGACCATGTTTTTGAATCTGTATACCCTTCCAATTCTTTGCAGGAAATTAACTCTCCCAAATATGTAACAGGAACCATTGCTAAAGCAATATAACCGTCTGATGTCTCATATATCCCGTAAGGTGCCCCTATATAAGCATTTGCATTATTTATACTGCTTCTTTCAGGAAGTTCATTCCCGTCATTAAGAAATGTAGTAAATAATTCAAATTGAATATCCAGAATAGATTCCAATAAACTAACTTCTATCAACGAACCCTCGCCTTTTATTTCCCTTCTTATCAAACTTCCAAGAATTCCCTGAACTAAATGCTGTCCGGCAAACATATCAGCCACTGATAATCCGAAAGGCGTAGGAGGCTGGTTACTGTTGCCGTTTAGATAGCTCAAACCAGACACAGCCTGTACCAATAAATCCTGACCGGCTAGATCTTTCCACGGGCCTTCTTTTCCATATCCGGTAATTTCAGCATAGATGATTTTTGGATTTATTTTTTTGATTCTTTCATAGTCCAGCTTTAGTTTTTGGGAAACACCGGGTCTGAAATTAATAATCATTACATCAGACTTTTCAATTAACGGGATGAGTTTTTGGTATTCGTCATCATTTTTCAAGTCAATAGATATACCATCTTTATTCCTATTAATTGTATGAAAAATAGAACTTTCCCCGTCAATTTTCAAATTTGTTACATATAACTGCCTGCAAATATCACCGTTACCAGTTTTTTCGACTTTAATAACCTCAGCTCCTAAATCAGCCAGTCTTAAAGATGTAGAAGGCCCTGAAAGAAACTGGCTAAAGTCCAAAACTCTTATTCCTTCAAGTGGTTTCATTTTTAACTTCACCTCTTAATTTAAATTCTTTAATAATATTTTCTGTATTTTCACCCAGTTTAGGTGCCCATTTAGAAGATTTTAGTTTTTCACCGTTTATCCTGATCGGACATCTGGATGTGAAAATATCCTGACTGTCTGGTCTTTTGACATTTTGAATAAAATCTAAAATTTTGAATCCTTCTGATTCTAAAAGCTGCTGCCAATTCAGAACATCAGAACACCAGTAATCAGCTTTTTTTAGTATGTCAAGCCAGTATTCAGCGGTGTTTGTTCTGAGTTTAGCACCAATAAGCTGTTTTATTTCATCCCTGCTGTCAAACCAGCTTTCAGGATTACTATATTGTTCCAGCTCAGGAATATCCAGTATCTGCCCCAATTCTAAAACAGACCCCATGGCTAATGCAATATAATCATCAGATGTTTCATAAATACCATAAGGAGCACTTAAATATGCATGTGCATTATTATACACTGATCTTTTGGGGGCTTTTTTTCCGTCATTAAGATATGTTGTAATAACTTCAAACTGCATATCAAGAATAGATTCAAGCAGACTGACCTGAACCAGCCCTCCTTCACCTGTTTTAAATCTTCTGAATAAACAGGCTAGAATTCCTTCTGACAGATGAATTCCTGTGTAAATATCGGTTATACTCAGTGCAAACGGCATTGGAGGCTGGTTACTGTTACCATTTAGCCATGTTAAACCTGACATAGCCTGCAAAAGTAAATCCTGTCCCGGCTTTCTGGCCCACGGGCCTTCTGATCCATATCCCGTAACTGTACCGTATATGATTTTAGGATTAATTTCTCTGACTGCATCATAGCTTAACCCTATTTTATCCATAACTCCGGGTCTAAAGTTT is from Sebaldella sp. S0638 and encodes:
- a CDS encoding CaiB/BaiF CoA-transferase family protein yields the protein MKPLEGIRVLDFSQFLSGPSTSLRLADLGAEVIKVEKTGNGDICRQLYVTNLKIDGESSIFHTINRNKDGISIDLKNDDEYQKLIPLIEKSDVMIINFRPGVSQKLKLDYERIKKINPKIIYAEITGYGKEGPWKDLAGQDLLVQAVSGLSYLNGNSNQPPTPFGLSVADMFAGQHLVQGILGSLIRREIKGEGSLIEVSLLESILDIQFELFTTFLNDGNELPERSSINNANAYIGAPYGIYETSDGYIALAMVPVTYLGELISCKELEGYTDSKTWSTKRDEIKSILAHHLKTETTSYWLEILEKADIWCSDVYSWDKLFETEGFKQLSMIQKIKVNSETEIETTRCPIKIDRELYINQKGSPKIGEHNIKYLCKEKR
- a CDS encoding CaiB/BaiF CoA-transferase family protein, encoding MNLLDGIIILDFSQYLAGPSATLRLADLGARVIKIERPKGGDGSRAMQLKNLVIDDDSLLFHTINRNKESFTCDLKDKDDLEMVKKLITKADILVENFRPGVMDKIGLSYDAVREINPKIIYGTVTGYGSEGPWARKPGQDLLLQAMSGLTWLNGNSNQPPMPFALSITDIYTGIHLSEGILACLFRRFKTGEGGLVQVSLLESILDMQFEVITTYLNDGKKAPKRSVYNNAHAYLSAPYGIYETSDDYIALAMGSVLELGQILDIPELEQYSNPESWFDSRDEIKQLIGAKLRTNTAEYWLDILKKADYWCSDVLNWQQLLESEGFKILDFIQNVKRPDSQDIFTSRCPIRINGEKLKSSKWAPKLGENTENIIKEFKLRGEVKNETT